In the Clavelina lepadiformis chromosome 8, kaClaLepa1.1, whole genome shotgun sequence genome, one interval contains:
- the LOC143469672 gene encoding uncharacterized protein LOC143469672, translated as MSAPVASLLQAASSAVPGSTLGVGGSLLSHHHASAFVGKLQHSHSTTSDPMSPADSQTNQSSPADGACSTASSPYHITPPPASSPSMMYSNLVSSTPALSRPSLPSSSSLPTSPYTRYYNDMWPSKPPAAEVLSASSSSSTSTSFSGTSPNSPPGFVTSSAYHPSPLEAALHSTNTWWEMQTLQHHHNQMAAAYTPEYHHAFTAPSLNPLGTSTSLLSTVAQHSPYDSFKSVLPSAVYPDASSSLQPMLTTPPIPPAPRSSRRYSSRSNCNCPNCQEAERIGPAGFKSNLHSCHIPGCGKVYNKTSHLKAHLRWHTGEKRFACPVCNKRFQRSDHLSKHVKAHTANGEPPPSQTADNGEMINDKVLPLVGDIKPKIGKHQLVK; from the exons atgagtGCACCTGTCGCCTCCCTGTTACAAGCTGCCTCGTCAGCCGTGCCTGGTTCGACATTAG GCGTTGGTGGGTCTTTGTTGTCACATCATCACGCAAGCGCTTTCGTCGGAAAATTGCAACACAGTCACTCTACAA CTTCTGATCCGATGTCGCCGGCAGATTCCCAAACAAACCAAA gTTCTCCTGCGGACGGCGCATGTTCAACGGCGTCGTCGCCTTATCATATCACGCCACCCCCGGCTTCATCTCCCAGCATGATGTACTCCAACCTTGTGTCAAGTACTCCGGCATTATCTAGACCTAGCTTACCAAGCAG ttcTAGCTTACCAACATCGCCCTACACGCGATACTACAACGACATGTGGCCATCTAAACCGCCGGCTGCTGAGGTTTTGAGCGCAAGTTCTTCATCAAGCACCAGCACATCCTTTAGCGGGACTTCACCCAACTCCCCGCCCGGGTTTGTAACGAGCAGCGCATACCATCCAAGTCCGTTGGAAGCCGCCCTTCATTCTACTAATACTTGGTGGGAAATGCAAACATTGCAACACCATCACAATCAA ATGGCTGCTGCGTATACGCCTGAGTATCATCATGCTTTTACCGCCCCTTCACTAAACCCGTTGGGAACAAGCACGTCTTTATTGTCCACAGTCG CACAACATTCTCCATATGATTCATTCAAGTCGGTTTTGCCGAGTGCAGTTTACCCAGACGCCAGTTCAAGTCTGCAGCCAATGCTAACCACCCCACCGATACCACCTGCGCCCCGAAGCTCTCGTCGTTATTCTAGCAG GTCAAACTGCAACTGCCCCAACTGCCAAGAAGCAGAGCGCATCGGTCCGGCTGGTTTCAAATCAAATCTTCACAGCTGTCATATACCAGGATGTGGTAAAGTTTACAACAAAACCTCTCACCTGAAGGCGCATTTACGTTGGCATACAG GTGAAAAACGTTTTGCGTGCCCAGTATGCAACAAGCGCTTCCAACGAAGTGACCATTTGAGCAAACACGTCAAAGCCCATACTGCAAACGGTGAGCCACCTCCCTCCCAAACTGCGGATAATGGAGAAATGATTAACGACAAAGTGCTGCCTTTGGTTGGCGACATTAAACCGAAGATAGGAAAGCACCAGTTGGTAAAATGA